The DNA window TAAGTATTCCGCTGACCACGGCTATTCTTGGTGGTCGGGTTGACGTGCCGACCTTTGCTGGCAAAGCGATGCTGACTCTGCCTCCCGGAACTCAGCCTGGTCAGAAATTTCGTTTGCAGGCTAAAGGGGTGAAAAAAAATAAAACGGAAAATTATGGCGATGAGATTGTTGAAATTGCGGTGGATATTCCCAAAAAATTAACTCCTGAGGCTAAAAAACTGGTAGAACAGTTGGATGCCATCATTACCTCGCCTTAATATATACCGTCAATTCTCGAACCGGAAAGCGATAGATATCCGGTGAAGTTTTGCACCTGCCGTCCCATATGCCTGGCGTTTGTACTGGTATTAACAGCCGTCCTCTGGCCGGTTTTTCTGCCTTGTCCATGGCTTTTCATTCCTTTTTCACTCCTGTTGGCCTGGGGTTATTATGCCGTTGACCGTCATGGCAACCCTCTGGGGATTCCCCGCGTATCTTTGATCATCATTTTCCTGGCTGTTTCACTGCTGCTTTCTTTCCTGGTTTTTCTTCGGGTTAGTGGTCGAATCAAGGAATTTAATTCACTTGCAGCTAATCGTAAATTTCCCTACCGGCAACAGTTGTTTGTGGCCACAGTAGTCGGCTTCCCGGAGGGATATTATGATTCCTGGTCGCTGCCTATTGTTTTTGATCGGGCTATTGATGGACAGTCTGCTATTTCATCTCTGCGGCCGGGAACGCGTTTATCTCTGCGTTTGCCATCTA is part of the Pseudomonadota bacterium genome and encodes:
- a CDS encoding DnaJ C-terminal domain-containing protein; this translates as SIPLTTAILGGRVDVPTFAGKAMLTLPPGTQPGQKFRLQAKGVKKNKTENYGDEIVEIAVDIPKKLTPEAKKLVEQLDAIITSP